ACTGCATTGCTGACAAGATTGAGCAGCACCTGCCCCAGGCGCAGGGGATCGCCTACGCATTGGGCCGGTGTGCCGGGGTCAGTAACAAAGATCAGTTCCAGATTTTTTTCGTGGGCCCTGAGGGCTGTCTGGTTGGCAAGGCGGCTTAAGATGTCATCCAGTCTGAAATCCACGACCTCCATTTCCATACGGCCTGCTTCTATTTTTGAGAAGTCAAGGATATCGTTGATAATTCTCAAAAGAGAGTTCGTGGCGGTATGGATTTTTTCCAGATAATCCCTTTGTTTCGGGGAAAGTTCGGTCTTAAGGGCCAGATAGGTCATTCCCATGATGGCATTCATGGGGGTGCGTATCTCGTGGCTCATGTTGGCAAGGAACTGGCTTTTGGCCTGGGTGGCTGCGTCTGCAATATCCTTGGCTTCGGCCAGCTCCCGGTTTTTGGCTTCCAGCTCCCGGGTGAAAAGATTTAAGGCTTCTGCGGTTTTTTCTGCCTTTTCTTTGGCAGCTTTCAGTTTGTCGTTGGCTTCCTGAAGGGCAGCGGTACGTTCCGTTACCCGGGTTTCCAGAAGACGGTTGGCGCTTTTCAGGGCAGCTTCCGCTTCTTTGCGCTCGGATATATCCTCCAGCATACCTTCCACAAAGGGGAGGCCTGTCTCTGGATTTCTTTCAAGTCTGGCCTGTATGGAGCCCCATATGAGCCTGCCATCTTTTCGCTTCAGCCGGGTTTCAAAGTTCTGAACAATTTTTTCCCTTTCAAGGATCTGGCGGATGGTTACGGGTACATCTGGATCCGTAAAAAGCTCCGTCTCAAAATTATCCACAAGCCCCATCATTTCCTGGATATCCTGATAACCGAAAATACGGGCCATGGAGGGGTTAATGCTGATTATTCTTCCGGAAAGGGTAATCTGAAAAATACCTTCCAGGGCATTTTCAAAGATTCCCCTGTATTTTTTTTCTGAGATGAGCAGCGCCTTTTCCGCCTGCCTGCGTTCTCCGATTTCATTTTTCAGCTGGTTGGTGTGGGCGGCAATGCGGGTGGCCATGACATTGATTTCGCTAATAATGGCATTGATATCTTCCTGGGGAACCGGCTCGATGGCACTGTCATAATTGCCTGCGGCAATGGACTGGATATTTTCAAGGAGCTTGCCCATGGGGCTCTCCAGCAGAGAAGCCATGAGAAGGCGTATGACCAGTACCACAAGGGCTGTGGACATGAGTACCATAATGCAGACCATGCGGATCAGGGTTTTTTGCATATCCCGTATACTTTCCTGTGAAAACCATATTTCTACGGAACCAATGGGAAGAGGGCTGCCGTCTTCACGTATGTGTTCCATGGTTCGGGTTTCACGGAATATGTGGGTATTTGCCGAATCCGGTAGCTGCTCAAAAATGATGGTGTCCGGACTGAAGACAACCCTGAGGCCTGCCATGTGCTCCGTATGGAGATAGGCCATGGCAATACGTTCTGTCAGGTCATGGTCCAGCTGCCATGCGGGTCCTGAAAGCACATGGGTGATTTCCTGACTGATGCTGTGGGCCTGTTCTTTCAGTTCCGTATTGGCCTGATAAGTAAGATATGTATAGTAAATACCACCCAGAATGGCGAACAGCAGGCATAGTGACAGGGAAAGGCCTGAGATCAGGTCTCTGGAAAGACTTCGTCTGGAGAATCGGGGAAGGGGCATAGGATCGGCTCTTGGAAGGAAGTAAATGCAAATTAATCTCGGACATTCTTTATCAATTAGATACCAATATAGACCATGAATGGCCTGTGGGTAAACAGCTATCTTTATTTTTTCATTAAGGTATCTTTCAGGCACTTTATTTGGGCTTTGTTTCTGTCTGGATCTGTTGGGAGAATTATATTTCTGATGAGACATGGGCGAAAGCGCCACATCTGCTGTTCAAGATGTGGCGCTGTTGTTTTGGTTTTTTATATCAAGCACTTGCATTCTTTTTGTGAGAAGGGTGCTTGTGGCGGTTTGGCCCCTTTTTATTGGGTGAAAAAAAGTCAGCAGGGTATATCAGAATGATTTTCATGGGAGAAGAAGCTTTTTTGGGGTTTTATTTCTTTTAATGTCAAATATTTATGTATTACTGTGGGTTCGTGCCCCATGTCTGGCATCCCCATTGCAATAACAGGGTTTCAGATAAGCAAGCATTGTTTTGGTGTCTCCTTTGGTGGTGCACACCGGTATCTTAACTCCTGAGGTGCCGGTGTGCATAAAAGGTAAACCATCAGATTATGAAACAGAACTAGGCGCAGTGTCTAGGGCTGAGGATGTTTTTAGAATAGGGTCGGTATTTTTGCCGGCAAAAACCATAATGCAGGCCGTCTCCTTGCCATAAGAGGGACGACCATTAAGGAAAAACGGGGAGTATAGCCATGAGAGAAGCGGTTATTGTGAGTGCATGTAGGACACCGCTGGGGGCGTTTAACGGATCCCTTGCCTCCCTGGGCGCTGTGGATCTGGGAGCTATTGCCATCCGTGAAGCTGTAAAAAGAGCCGGTATAGAAGATAAAGAAGTCAATGAAGTAATCATGGGTCAGGTTCTTCCCTGCGGTTGCGGTCAGAACCCGGCAAAGCAGGCGGCTGTCCGCGCCAATATGCCCTGGGAAGTTGAAGCCCTTACCATTAACAAGGTTTGCGGTTCTGCCCTGAAGGCTGTGATGCTGGCGGCTCAGGCTGTGGTGGCAGGAGATGCGGATGTGGTCATTGCAGGCGGTATGGAAAGCATGAGCAATGCCCCCTATTTTCTGGAAAAAGCCCGTTTTGGCCTGCGTATGGGCCATGGAGAAATCAAAGATGGCATGATCCATGACGGTCTCTGGGATCATGTGAACAATTTCCACATGGGCATGAGCAATGAGATTTGTTCTGAAAAATGGGGCGTTACCAAGGAAGATCAGGATCGTTATGCTGCGGAATCCTACCGCAGGGCCAATGAAGCCAAGGCTTCCGGCCGCTTTAAAGATGAAATTGTTCCAGTTGAAATCAAATCCCGTAAAGGTGTCACTGTCTTTGCTGATGATGAATCCGTTAAGGAAACACCGTATGAGATGCTGGCTGCCATGTCCGGTGCCTTTAAAAAAGGTGGAGTGGGAACGGCAGGCAATGCATCCATCATAGCCGATGGGGCTGCTGCCGTATGTGTTATGAGCCGGGAAAAGGCCGAAGCCTTAGGTTGTGAAATACTTGCAACCATCGGTGCCCAGGCTTCCTATGGTATTGAAATGCAGTATGTGCTCATGGCTCCCGTATGGTCCATTCCCAAGTGCTGTGCCAAAGAAGGCATTCAGATGGATGCCATTGATCTTTTTGAAATAAATGAGGCTTTCAGCGGCACATCCTTTGCCATAAACCGGGAGCTGAAGCTTGACCCTGCAAAGGTCAATGTGAACGGTGGAAGTGTTGCTATTGGCCATCCCATTGGTGCTTCCGGTGCCAGGGTGCTCACCACCCTGATTTATGAAATGAAGCGCAGGGATGCCAGAACCGGCCTTGCTTCCCTTTGCCTTGGTGGCGGTGAGGCTGTATCCCTGATAATAAAGAGATAAAATATATAAGTTTATGTTTTTATGGATGTTTCATTAAGAAATGTATCCTTAAGCCGGATTTAAAAAAAGGAGAAGAGAATATGGAAGTCAAAACCTTTGGTGTGATCGGTGCAGGACAGATGGGTGGTGGAATTGCACAGGTGGCAGCAGCCAGCGGGCTGAATGTCATTATAATGGATGTCAGTGACGCTGCGTTGGAAAAGGGTATTGGCCTCATTAACAAAAATCTTTCCCGGAATGTGGAAAAGGGAAAACTGGATGCCGGTGAAAAGGATGCTATTCTCGGTCGTCTTAAAACCGTAACAACCCTTGAGGGTCTGGCACCATGTGAGTATGTGGTGGAAGCGGCAACGGAAAATGAGGCTTTGAAATTTAAGATCTTTGAAGATCTGGACCGTATCTGTAAACCCGGCGTGATTCTCGGAACCAATACATCTTCCATTCCCATCGGTCGCATTGCCGCACGGACAAAACGTCCTGAAAAGGTCATTGGCATGCACTTCATGAACCCTGTGCCTGTCATGAAGCTTGTTGAAATCATCCGGGGCATCGCCACGGATACGGAAACCTTCAAGCTTACCTGGGATCTCTGCGTAAAGTTCGGCAAAACCCCGGCAGAAGCCAATGATTTCCCCGGCTTCATTGCCAACCGTATTCTCATGCCCATGATCAATGAGGCGGTTTTTGCTCTGTACCACAGCGTGGGCCGCAAGGAAGATATTGATACGGTCATGAAGCTGGGCATGAATCATCCCATGGGGCCTCTGGAGCTTGCCGACCTTATCGGTCTGGATACCTGTCTGGCCATTATGGAAACCCTCTATGATGGTTTCAGGGATTCCAAGTACAGGCCCTGCCCCCTGCTGCGTAAATATGTTGAGGCAGGATGGCTGGGTCGTAAAACCGGTAAAGGTTTTTACGAGTATAAATAGGAAAAAGATACCTGCGTCTGTCCCGGAGAGACGCAGGTATTCCGGTATTTTTCGGGTGGGAGGGCATCGTATGGGAGGATGCTCAGAAATAAATATTCAGTGAACGGGGGCAGTCATGGCGTTTGAAATCACAAAAGAGCAGAAGATGATTCAGAAGATGGCCCGGGAATTCGGTCGCAAGGAGTTGGCTGAAGCGGCCATGGAGCGTGACCATACCGGCGAGTATCCCAAGGAGATTCTTAAAAAAATGGGTGAACTGGGACTTCTTGGTATGCTGGTGCCCGAAGAATATGACGGTGAGAACATGGGAACCGTGGCCTATTCTTTGGCCCTGACGGAAATTGCATATTACGATGCATCCGTGGCTGTTATCATGAGTGTGCATAACTCCATTGGCTGCGGCAGCCTTGTGCGTTTCGGCAGTGATGCCCAGAAGGAAAAATATTTAAGGCCCATGGCCAAGGGCGAGATAATCGCAAGCTTTGCCCTTTCCGAGCCCGAGGCGGGCAGTGATCCTGCGGGTATGACGGCCACTGCGGAAAAGGACGGGGATTTTTATGTCTTAAACGGTACCAAACGCTGGATCACGGGTGGAGCCACCTCAGGCGTTTTCATTATTCTTGCTAAAACTGATCCTGCGGCAGGTCACAAAGGGATTTCCGCATTCCTCATTGAGCCGGGCATACCGGGCTTTATCGTAGGCCGCAAGGAAGACAAGATGGGTCTGAAGGGCTCCGACACCACGGACCTCATCTTTGAAAACTGCCGGGTTCCGGCAAGTGCTCTGCTGGGTAAGGAAGGGGAAGGTTTCATAGTTGCCATGAGCGGCCTTGATGATGGTCGAATCGGTATCGGTTCCCAGAGCCTTGGTGTGGGTATGAGGGCCCTTGATCTTGCCGTGGATTATTCCAAACAGCGGCATCAGTTCGGAAAACCCATTGCGGCCAATCAGGGTCTTCGCTGGATGATCGCAGATATGGCAACGGAAGTAGAGGCTGCAAGGCTTCTGGTATTGAATGCGGCAGCCATGAAGGACAGGGGAGAAAAATGTTCCAAGGAAGCATCCATGGCCAAGATGTATGCTTCTGAAATGGCCAATAATGTTGCGGGCCAGAGTCTTCAGATTCATGGTGGCTACGGCTATACCAAAGAATTTGAAATTGAGCGTCTGTATCGTGATGCCAGGGTTTTCACAATTTATGAAGGAACCACCCAGGTTCAGAAGATAGTTATAAGTGGTGAAGTGATTGGAGATAAGAAGCGTAAGAAGAAGTAGGGGGCGAAGCGGATGCCTTTGTGCATCCCTTTTTTATACGCACATGCTGAACAGTGTTTTTCTGTGCAGTCTGCGTAACTGTGACGGGATGATGGTTTTTTTCCTGTGGCAGGATGGCAAGCCAGCTTTCTTTAGAAGGAGGAGAAAATGGCAAAACCCGTAAGAATGAATCTTAAGGAGGCCGTTGCACAGATTCCCGACGGCGCAATGCTGACCTTCAGCGGCTTTACCATATGGCGGCGTCCCATGGCCGCTGTGTATGAAATGATACGGCAGGGCAAGAAGGATCTGCACCTTGTGGAAGTGAATGGCGGCACCCATTCCGATCTGCTCATCGGCGCAGGTTGTGTGAAGATCTGGGAGAGCTGCTGGATAGGCCATGAGCTTTTTGGAAAGATCGGTGCCAACCTGGCCCGTAAGGCAGAAGCCGGCGAGGTTATTATTGAGGATTACAGCCATGTGCAGATACTTTACCGCATGGCCGCAGGTTCCATGGGGCTTCCCTATCTGCCCACCTACGCCAGTATGGGTACGGACATGCTCAACCCTGCCTATGATAATCTTAAAACAGCCGGGTTGAGGGACGGCAGCAATCCTAAGATTCCTAAAAAGAAATATGAAATTGTATCCGATCCATTCTATGGCGGAGAACTGCTGCACATGCCTGCTGCAAACCCGGACTGGTGTATTGCCCATGTTCAGATGGTTGGGGAGGAAGGTACGGTAAGGGTTGAAGGACAGCTTTACTCCGACTCCGAAGCCATCAAGGCATCGGACAATGTCATCATCGTTGCAGAACAGGTGGTGAGCGAGGACTATATCCGTCGAGAACCCACCCGTAACCTGATTTCAGGACATCAGGTTTCCTGCATTGTGGAACAGCCCTGGGGTGCTCACCCCACGGGATGTTTCGGCTGTTACGAAACCGATGGCAGTTTTATCCAGAACTTCTTCAAAAGCACCCGTTCCCAGGAAGGTCTCGATGCCTGGGTGAAGGAATGGATCCACGATATACCGGATTATGAGACCTATCTTGAAAGAATCGGCATCACCCGACTGGAGCAGCTGCGGGCAAACCCGGCCTTTGGATATTCCACCACAATCAAGAGGGGGACACGCTGATGAGTCGAGATACTACCCTTGCAAAAATTGGAGAGTTCAAGCCCATAGATCTTCTGGCAGTGGCTGCGGCCCGTGAAGTTACCGACGGTGATGTGGTGTTTGCAGGCACAGGACTTCCCATGCTGGCTATCGGTCTGGCCCAGCTTACGACGGCACCTACGGCGGTCTGTATTTATGAGGCTGGCAGCGTGGATGGCAGGCCCATATCTCTTCCCACCTCCGTGGGTGATGCCCGGTGTATCTATCAGGCATCCGTGGCTTCAGGACTTTTTGATGTCTTTAACCAGCTCCAGAGGGGAGTTGTGGATCTGGCTTTCCTTGGTGGTGCGGAAGTGGACAAGTATGGAAATGTAAACACCACCGGTATGGGTAAATACGGCATTATTCCGGAGAAAAGACTCACCGGCTCCGGTGGTAACTCTGATATCAACGGTCTTGCCAGAAAAACCGTTTTCATCATGGTGCAGGAAAAAAGACGCTTCAGGGAGAAGGTTGATTTTGTGACTTCTCCGGGATGGCGGATTCCCAAATGGCCTTCCGGTGAAATGGTGCCCAAGAAAGAAGTTTACAACCGGGCTTTCCGGGGTGGCCCTGAGGCTGTGATTTCCAACATGGGTGTTTTCCGCTTCGATGAAAACGGAGAGATGTATCTGGATACCTATCATCCCGGATGCACACCCCAGCAGATACTTGAAAACTGCAGCTTTGATTTAAACATCAGTCGGGTGAGTGGTGAAACAAAGGCACCGACTTTGGGTGAGCTGGATCTGCTTTACAAAACGATCGACCCGGAAGGAATTTTCCTTCCGTAATCGGTATGCCGGTACGCCCCGTACCGGCACTCTCCCCCCTTGCCGGGGATGCCCTTTGATGGTCCCCGGCTTTCTTTCCACCCTTACTGGGGAAACAGGAGGTCACAATGCAGGATGCGATGTTTTCTACGCCCCGTTGCTGGCAGAGCTTCTGGGTCCGGGATACGGCCCTTCTCTTCAGGCTGGCCTCCCCCCTGGGACGATTTTGCCGCATGGGCGTGGTGGTGGTCTGGACTTTTGGAAAAAATCCACCCCGTCTTCCTGAATCCTTTGGTCTGGTAAGGGATGCGGAAGCCGTGGCCTCCATCCTTTCTCTGCCTCAGGATGCCAGGGTTCTTGGTTTCATTCCCCTTGCTGGTGCAGGCGAAAAGACCTGTTTTGATGAAAGGGTTTTTACATGAAAAGGGATATACACCTTTCATATATTCCTCTGGCTGGCGGCAAAAGGCTTCTTTGTATCCGCATTGAAGCAGAGGAGCGTCTCAATACCCTGCGTATGGAGACCACCTTAGCTATTGGGGATGCTGTACGCAGGGCAGATCAGGATGAAAGCGTGGTCTTTGTCTGGCTGGAAGGCAAGGGCGGAAAAGCCTTTTGTGCGGGTGGGGATGTCCGGCTGCTGTCCGGAAAGTATCTGGGGGGGGACAAGAAAAGCGCTCTTGATTTTTTTACCACGGAATACAGTACGGATTATTCCATCCACATGGCAAAAACACCGATTCTCTGTTTTGCCCACGGCATTGTCATGGGTGGAGGGATAGGTATTCTGGCCGCTTGCCGTCATAAGGTGCTGACACCGGACGTCGTTCTGGCCATGCCAGAGGTTAGCATCGGGCTTTTCCCCGATGTGGGTGCCACCTGGTTTCTCAACCGTATGCCCAGAGGCTGCGGAAGGCTTCTTGGTCTGTGTGGATATCGCATGGATGCTGCGGATGCCTGTTTTCTGGGTTTTGGAGACCGGGTGGTACAGGAAGATGACAGGGAAGCTCTTTTTGAAAGCCTTGTGGCACTGGACTGGACAGGCAATCCCGAAAGGGACGCTCAGGCTGTGGATGCTGTACTGGCCCATTTTGAACTGCCTCTGGAGTCGGGTTTTCTTGCGGAAAAACCCGAATGCCTGCGAAAGCTGGCTCTGGCACCGGATCCGGTGACTTTCGGAGAAATACTTGTGGAATCGGGAAAACGGGAGCCTAGGCTTATACAGGCTTCAAAAACCTTTGGTTCGGCAAGTCCTTTCAGTATCTGTCTTACTTGGAGACAGCTTGGTACAGGCAGACACCTTTCCCTGAAGCAGGCATTCTGTCTTGAGCTTATCCTTGCGGCCCGCTGCATGGAACATCCGGATTTCCATGAAGGGGTCCGGGCGCTTCTGGTCGATAAGGACCAGTCCCCTGCCTGGAAGGACGGCAGGCTTGAAAATGTTGATCCCGGAGAAATCCGTAACTGTTTTACTCCGCCCTGGTCTTCCCTGCATCCGCTGAAGGATCTGCCGGATCCGGCTCTGATTTCCGGCTGGTCGTAAATACTATGGAAAAAGGATGAAACATGGAATTCAAGAATCTTATTTATGAAAAAGAAGATGGGATTGTCCGCATTACCCTGAACCGCCCCAAAGCTCTGAATGCTCTGAATGGGGAACTCATTGCGGAGCTGAATACGCTGTTTGATGCTCTGGCGATGGATGATGGCGTGCGGGTTGTTCTGCTGACGGGAGCCGGAGACAAGGCCTTTGTGGCGGGTGCTGATATTTCCGAGCTCGCCCACATGGACAGTTTTTCCGCAAGGATCTTTGCCGATGCTGGGCAATCCATGATGGCAAAAATTGCCCTCCTTCCTATGCCTGTCATAGCCGTTGTTAACGGTTTTGCCCTGGGCGGCGGATGTGAATTGGCCCTGGCCTGTGATTTTATCTATGCCTCGGAAAAAGCCATGTTTGGTCTGCCCGAAGAAACGCTGGGGCTGATTCCCGGTTTCGGGGGAACCCAGCGCCTTGCAAGGCGGGTGGGTGCTGCCATGGCCATGGAGCTGATTTTTACGGCAAAGCGCATTAAAGCTGAAGAAGCAAAAGAGCTTGGTCTGGTTAACCGTGTGCTGCCCGCAGAGCAGCTGATGGAAGAAGCTCAGAAAACAGCAGCATCCATAGCAGCAATGGGGCCAGCAGCCATAGCCCTGGCCAAGGTTGCTGTTCATAAGGGGATCGAGGTGGATCTCATTTCCGGATCTTATATGGAAAGGGAGGCCTTTGGTCTTTGTTTTGCCAGTTCGGATGCAAAGGAAGGTACCTCAGCCTTCCTTGAAAAACGCAAAGCTGTGTTCAGCAAGACCCGTTGAAAAATGTTTTTCAGCGGTTTGGATCCTGTGATGTCTTATGCAGGCCTTCTTTCTGATCAATAAAGTTGCAAACCAAGGGGGAAACCATGCAGGAAAAGGTTTTGTTCAATCGTTGGCTGGTCGTTGCGGGTGCCTGTCTTATGCAGGCCATTCTCGGTGCAGTGTATACTTGGAGCCTTTTTAACTCAGCCCTTGTTGAAAAATTCGGGTGGGACAGGGGAGATGTGGTTTTCACCTTCTCGGTGACCATGGTTTCTTTTACCATTGCCGTACTGGTGGCAGGAAGGGTGCAGGATAAGCTCAAGCCCAGAAATGTTGCCATTGTGGGTGGTATTGTTGCGGGTATGGGGGTTTTCCTTGCGGGACAATCCACTTCCATCATGGGTATGTATCTGACCTACGGTTTCATCACAGGTTTTGCCATGGGTGCCGTGTATGTGGTTCCCGTAGCTACCTGCGCCAAGTGGTTCCCGGACAGACGCGGTTTTGTAACCGGTCTTAATCTGGCCTTTGTGGGTGTTGGTGGGATGGCATTGAAACCTGTGATCGTATCGCTCATTAATAATGTGGGTGTGTCGGAATCCTTTGCCTATCTTGGTATAGCCTATGCTATTCTTATCGTGATTGGTGCATTTTTCATGGTGCAGCCGCCTGCTGGCTATGTTCCTCCGGGATATACTCCTCCCAAGGAGGGTGTTGCCCAGACCGGTAAGGTGACTCAGTCTGCCAAACAATATACTCCTTCTGAAATGATGCGTACACCCCAGTTCTATTCCCTGACCCTGATATATTTCTTCGGTGCAGCTGCTGGCCTTATGGTTATTGCCATTGCCGCCAACATCGGCATGGACCTTGTTGGTCTTACTCTTGCCCAGGCGGGTAATGCTGTTGTCACCATTTCCCTTTTCAATGCACTGGGGCGTTTCAGTTGGGGCGCTATTTCCGACCGTATCGGTCGCATGCAGTCCCTGGCTCTCATGTCCGCAGGTTTTGTGGTGGTCATGATCTTCATGTCCCTTGTTCCCATGAATTATGGAACCTATCTGATTGCAACCTGTGTTGTTGGTTTTTGTTTCGGTGGGTATCTTTCCACAACACCTTCCGTTGTAACGGACTGGTTTGGAACCAAGAACGTGGGTAATAACTACGGCATAGTTTTCCTTTCCTATGGTGTGGCAGCCATGTTTGCTCCCCGTTTTTCCGTTCAGATGGGATACACAACGGCATTTATGGTGGCAGCGGTTCTTTGTGCCGTGGGTGCTGTTCTGGCCTTTACCACCAAGCCTCCCCGTCAGGAAGTTACTGCTGCGGAAAGGGTCCATGTATCCTCATAGGATATTTCCGGGTTCATACGGATGAAATGCATTTGATGCTGAAGCAGGCGTTATAAAAAGGGTTGCAGGCGGGAGTAATCCTCCTGCACCTCTTTTTGCCTCACTGGTGTGTTTGAATCTCAGGAAGAATGGCCTGAACAGCATGTTTAGCTAAAGATAAATTCCGTTGCTGCATTGTGTAACATGCCTTTAATTTTAAAAAGTGAGGCTGCCATGACTCTTCCCGATAAAAAAGACTCCCTGGAAAAGCGTTTTCGATATGATGCAGACAAAAATCGTTTTTATGTGAATTTTGAAAACTACAGCATTGAAAGCTTAAGGGATATTCAACGTATTGAGTTTATTGTTGCTGAACATCTTTCACACCTTGAAAAACGTGTGGATGCCATTGTGAATTATGAGAATTTTACCATTCAACAGGAACTGATGGATGAATATGCCAGTATGGTAAACCGTTTAATGGAACATTTTTATGCGGGTGTTACCCGTTATACTACTGATGAGTTTCTGCGTGAGGAATTGGGAAATACCCTTAAGAAAAAAAAGGTAAAACCAAATTTCTATGAAAGCATAGAAGATGCAGAGCATGCCTTGACCGTATATACATGGAGCTGGGGATGAAGGAAGATTTTGTACATCAGGTGTAGATGAACCTTGGTATTGTGTCTTTTCAGACAGGGCAGCAAACTAAAAAAACGCAAAAATTTCAGTCACAATCTAAAACTTTACCATTGCCATGGGCCGGGCATGGGGAAGTCTGGCAGATATGAATCCCTTCGGATCATTTATGATTCTGTCGGGATTCTTTTTTTTAGGGGCTTGCATTTTTGTTTGTCCTGAGGTTGGATGAATTAAAACCATGTTCTTTAATGTGGTGTGTGATCTGTTAAGGGTTTCAGATCAATTTTAGGTTTCCATGTATGGAAGGTGAAGTTCCAGCAGAGCCTGAATCAGATTTGTAGCCTGACAGAGCTGCACCTGCCTTATATCGAATACTGTAACCCTGAATCTGCGAAATGGATGTGAACCAAATGAACTGGGAAGAGTATACTGATATGATACCTGCGTCCGGAGAAGAAAAGCCTTTGGCTCTGAAGGACCTGGAGACCCTCGTTATTTTTTTGAGGCGTTGCAACCATGCCCTTCTGAAGGCCAGCGATGAGTCCTATCTTCTGCGGGAAATATGCATGGCTCTGGTGGCCATGGGAGGCTATGCCCTCTGCTGGGTTGGGTACAGGGAAGACAGCGAAGGTAAGCCTGTACGGAAGGTGGCCT
This Desulfobotulus mexicanus DNA region includes the following protein-coding sequences:
- a CDS encoding 3-hydroxybutyryl-CoA dehydrogenase; translated protein: MEVKTFGVIGAGQMGGGIAQVAAASGLNVIIMDVSDAALEKGIGLINKNLSRNVEKGKLDAGEKDAILGRLKTVTTLEGLAPCEYVVEAATENEALKFKIFEDLDRICKPGVILGTNTSSIPIGRIAARTKRPEKVIGMHFMNPVPVMKLVEIIRGIATDTETFKLTWDLCVKFGKTPAEANDFPGFIANRILMPMINEAVFALYHSVGRKEDIDTVMKLGMNHPMGPLELADLIGLDTCLAIMETLYDGFRDSKYRPCPLLRKYVEAGWLGRKTGKGFYEYK
- a CDS encoding CoA transferase subunit A — translated: MAKPVRMNLKEAVAQIPDGAMLTFSGFTIWRRPMAAVYEMIRQGKKDLHLVEVNGGTHSDLLIGAGCVKIWESCWIGHELFGKIGANLARKAEAGEVIIEDYSHVQILYRMAAGSMGLPYLPTYASMGTDMLNPAYDNLKTAGLRDGSNPKIPKKKYEIVSDPFYGGELLHMPAANPDWCIAHVQMVGEEGTVRVEGQLYSDSEAIKASDNVIIVAEQVVSEDYIRREPTRNLISGHQVSCIVEQPWGAHPTGCFGCYETDGSFIQNFFKSTRSQEGLDAWVKEWIHDIPDYETYLERIGITRLEQLRANPAFGYSTTIKRGTR
- a CDS encoding enoyl-CoA hydratase-related protein, with the protein product MEFKNLIYEKEDGIVRITLNRPKALNALNGELIAELNTLFDALAMDDGVRVVLLTGAGDKAFVAGADISELAHMDSFSARIFADAGQSMMAKIALLPMPVIAVVNGFALGGGCELALACDFIYASEKAMFGLPEETLGLIPGFGGTQRLARRVGAAMAMELIFTAKRIKAEEAKELGLVNRVLPAEQLMEEAQKTAASIAAMGPAAIALAKVAVHKGIEVDLISGSYMEREAFGLCFASSDAKEGTSAFLEKRKAVFSKTR
- a CDS encoding enoyl-CoA hydratase/isomerase family protein; the protein is MKRDIHLSYIPLAGGKRLLCIRIEAEERLNTLRMETTLAIGDAVRRADQDESVVFVWLEGKGGKAFCAGGDVRLLSGKYLGGDKKSALDFFTTEYSTDYSIHMAKTPILCFAHGIVMGGGIGILAACRHKVLTPDVVLAMPEVSIGLFPDVGATWFLNRMPRGCGRLLGLCGYRMDAADACFLGFGDRVVQEDDREALFESLVALDWTGNPERDAQAVDAVLAHFELPLESGFLAEKPECLRKLALAPDPVTFGEILVESGKREPRLIQASKTFGSASPFSICLTWRQLGTGRHLSLKQAFCLELILAARCMEHPDFHEGVRALLVDKDQSPAWKDGRLENVDPGEIRNCFTPPWSSLHPLKDLPDPALISGWS
- a CDS encoding CoA-transferase subunit beta, with the translated sequence MSRDTTLAKIGEFKPIDLLAVAAAREVTDGDVVFAGTGLPMLAIGLAQLTTAPTAVCIYEAGSVDGRPISLPTSVGDARCIYQASVASGLFDVFNQLQRGVVDLAFLGGAEVDKYGNVNTTGMGKYGIIPEKRLTGSGGNSDINGLARKTVFIMVQEKRRFREKVDFVTSPGWRIPKWPSGEMVPKKEVYNRAFRGGPEAVISNMGVFRFDENGEMYLDTYHPGCTPQQILENCSFDLNISRVSGETKAPTLGELDLLYKTIDPEGIFLP
- a CDS encoding L-lactate MFS transporter — protein: MQEKVLFNRWLVVAGACLMQAILGAVYTWSLFNSALVEKFGWDRGDVVFTFSVTMVSFTIAVLVAGRVQDKLKPRNVAIVGGIVAGMGVFLAGQSTSIMGMYLTYGFITGFAMGAVYVVPVATCAKWFPDRRGFVTGLNLAFVGVGGMALKPVIVSLINNVGVSESFAYLGIAYAILIVIGAFFMVQPPAGYVPPGYTPPKEGVAQTGKVTQSAKQYTPSEMMRTPQFYSLTLIYFFGAAAGLMVIAIAANIGMDLVGLTLAQAGNAVVTISLFNALGRFSWGAISDRIGRMQSLALMSAGFVVVMIFMSLVPMNYGTYLIATCVVGFCFGGYLSTTPSVVTDWFGTKNVGNNYGIVFLSYGVAAMFAPRFSVQMGYTTAFMVAAVLCAVGAVLAFTTKPPRQEVTAAERVHVSS
- a CDS encoding acyl-CoA dehydrogenase family protein: MAFEITKEQKMIQKMAREFGRKELAEAAMERDHTGEYPKEILKKMGELGLLGMLVPEEYDGENMGTVAYSLALTEIAYYDASVAVIMSVHNSIGCGSLVRFGSDAQKEKYLRPMAKGEIIASFALSEPEAGSDPAGMTATAEKDGDFYVLNGTKRWITGGATSGVFIILAKTDPAAGHKGISAFLIEPGIPGFIVGRKEDKMGLKGSDTTDLIFENCRVPASALLGKEGEGFIVAMSGLDDGRIGIGSQSLGVGMRALDLAVDYSKQRHQFGKPIAANQGLRWMIADMATEVEAARLLVLNAAAMKDRGEKCSKEASMAKMYASEMANNVAGQSLQIHGGYGYTKEFEIERLYRDARVFTIYEGTTQVQKIVISGEVIGDKKRKKK
- a CDS encoding acetyl-CoA C-acetyltransferase, with amino-acid sequence MREAVIVSACRTPLGAFNGSLASLGAVDLGAIAIREAVKRAGIEDKEVNEVIMGQVLPCGCGQNPAKQAAVRANMPWEVEALTINKVCGSALKAVMLAAQAVVAGDADVVIAGGMESMSNAPYFLEKARFGLRMGHGEIKDGMIHDGLWDHVNNFHMGMSNEICSEKWGVTKEDQDRYAAESYRRANEAKASGRFKDEIVPVEIKSRKGVTVFADDESVKETPYEMLAAMSGAFKKGGVGTAGNASIIADGAAAVCVMSREKAEALGCEILATIGAQASYGIEMQYVLMAPVWSIPKCCAKEGIQMDAIDLFEINEAFSGTSFAINRELKLDPAKVNVNGGSVAIGHPIGASGARVLTTLIYEMKRRDARTGLASLCLGGGEAVSLIIKR